One window of Dendropsophus ebraccatus isolate aDenEbr1 chromosome 13, aDenEbr1.pat, whole genome shotgun sequence genomic DNA carries:
- the TUFT1 gene encoding tuftelin: MSAAAYIVRLHPPPQCEQAATMNGLCTLQQLQPESEQDSVKTLRLTLRDDPSPERTDTTKVKPVGRAFALISSRPLRGSRPLNSELIKSKDGDEEIIKVYLKAKAEDKKNHEWNVSQLRNEVRQIQEARTSLKLLREDLDASKHELHQSDKGDLMERQNGDGNTNALWSQTAAHEEEFPLDNGKNMRETAQKLYARLQETERRHQADRKMYEEKLTHWQQEAEQSNRARVEAQQVATDRKKEVDELKRLMSNMEKEHQQLLQTVKDNEKELENMREQNQPDHALQERCQELEKTVSTLKEKIHHLDDMLKSQQRKVRQMIEQLQNSRTATQEKDSLIQELREKVSWLQAENLELQDKLEHFLSSQPGHTSYLPRSYSRPNLQNVKRVYIPAGSGRPLPLIKLVET; the protein is encoded by the exons ATGTCAGCAGCCGCTTATATAGTCAGGCTCCATCCCCCGCCTCAGTGTGAGCAAGCAGCAACCATGAATGGCCTGTGTACCCTCCAGCAGCTGCAGCCGGAGTCCGAGCAG GACAGTGTGAAAACACTGCGTCTGACCCTAAGGGATGACCCATCTCCAGAGAGGACGGACACCACCAAAGTGAAG CCGGTGGGACGTGCCTTTGCCCTCATCTCCTCTCGCCCCCTCCGGGGGTCCCGGCCCCTCAACTCTGAACTGATCAAATCCAAAGATGGAGATGAAGAGATCATTAAG GTTTATCTTAAAGCCAAAGCAGAGGACAAAAAAAACCATGAATGGAACGTCAGCCAGCTGAGGAACGAGGTGCGGCAGATCCAGGAG GCTCGGACCTCCTTGAAGCTTCTTAGGGAAGACCTTGATGCCTCCAAACATGAGCTTCATCAGTCAGACAAG GGTGATCTGATGGAAAGGCAGAATGGGGATGGTAACACTAATGCATTATGGTCCCAGACAGCAGCACACGAAGAG GAATTCCCACTGGATAATGGTAAAAACATGAGGGAGACGGCTCAGAAACTGTATGCTAGACTTCAGGAAACAGAGAGACGGCACCAGGCGGACCGCAAGATGTACGAG GAAAAACTAACTCACTGGCAACAGGAAGCCGAGCAGAGCAACCGAGCACGTGTAGAGGCACAGCAGGTGGCCACGGACCGCAAGAAAGAGGTGGATGAGCTGAAGAGGCTTATGTCCAATATGGAGAAG GAGCACCAGCAGTTACTGCAGACTGTTAAAGACAATGAAAAAGAGCTGGAGAATATGAGAGAACAGAATCAGCCAGACCATGCACTGCAGGAGAG GTGTCAAGAACTGGAAAAGACTGTGTCTACTCTGAAGGAGAAGATTCATCACCTGGACGACATGCTGAAAAGCCAGCAACGTAAAGTGCGTCAGATGATAGAGCAG CTCCAGAATTCCCGTACGGCCACACAGGAAAAGGATTCGCTGATTCAGGAGCTGCGGGAGAAAGTATCATGGCTGCAGGCAGAG AATCTTGAACTACAGGAcaaactggaacattttctatcTTCTCAACCAGGCCACACGTCCTACCTGCCGAGGAGCTACTCTAGGCCCAACCTGCAGAATGT CAAGCGAGTATATATCCCAGCAGGATCTGGCCGACCATTACCGCTGATCAAGTTGGTGGAGACATGA